The sequence ACTCATTTGTAAGTCATAACTATGTTGCTTATACATGGAGCAGCAAAAAAATTAAGCGAGAAAAGAATACCTGCACCTTTGCAAACCCGACAATCAACTAACCCAGTTTCTTGTCTCATTTTACCATTGTTGCAAAAGACACACTTTGTGCCACCTATGCAGAAAATAAAAACATCATTTAGTTCCTTATTCATATGAAAAGCTTGAACTGGCTCTCAATGTAGGTGATGTGAATTATAATGTCCAGTATGGTGCAAAATAGTGCAAGACCATTTATTTCATTTACTTGAGCCAACCCATTAGGACAGACTAAGAGGTAAAAATCAACTTTTCACTCGAACAACACTTAAAAGTGACTGATGCAAGATGAACTATATTCAACACTAAGCATGAACTACCTCATTGTGTTATCTGCTGATAAATGGTGATCGAAGTTGAAAAAGATCATACGTACCACATTGATGCAGGGATCTGTAGCATCATCATTGGAACATATTATCTTGGATGAGGCTAATGCATTTTTcacaagataaagaaaaaaagataacaACATAATCTACCCCACATAAAAAACTCTGATTGTCATGTCATGATATCTACACATAAGCAAAATggaaaagggggaaaaagaggaaaaatgaCAGAATGGGAAATCTTCTCAATCTTTTTAGGGAAATAGAAGAAACAAAAAGTTCTCCCTTTCCATCTACAATCCGGAGTTTCCAAGTGAATATCTGCCCCATTCAGAAATCCAAAGGCCCAGGCATCTCTCTGTCTGGCTCCTTCCttcttaaaattataaaaaaagttcaagcaagcaagaaagaaagaaagaaaagaaatcttctGAATCATTTCAGGAAAATggaagaaacaaaaaagaaaaatctcccttGCTGTTTGCGTTCCTGATTTTCCATGAAATCATCCACCCCATTCACATGTCCAAAAACTAGCCTTGTCTCGGCCTCTATTGTCAATTCATAAATGTTAGGGCATCTTATACTTAAAACTTAAAAGTCTTGTCATAGACAAAATGGTCAGTGACTCAGTGGTATGGTTCTTTGTTTCACTTAGCTCTGTCATTTCCTACCTTAGTTCATGTAGTTTTCTTTTGCAAGCAAtacctataaaaaaaaatttcattattAGAGCTATGCAAAGAGCATATAGAGAAAAACAAAGGCCTATGGAAAACATTTATTTCTTAGTACCATTATGCTATAGAAGCGAGACTATATGTTTTACAAGATGAAACAAATACAAAGTTCTGATATAACAACAGGATGTGATGATTCATAGCACGCTTAAACTCTCCCATCTCACATCATATGACCTTCCATTATCAGATATAGCCAAGTGTAATTGTTTAACTTAGTTACAACTATTCTTTGCTAATTTGGATTTGGGCCAACTGCTCAAGGAATAGAGTTTCAGTCAAAATGGTTGGCAGATACCATACTGGCGCCTCACTGGCATCTAGCAGAGCTGCATGCTAGTGCATGTGCTAGTAAGGTGCACTTGGTGTCAGTGCATGTCAAGCACTTGGACTATACAACACAGCAAGGCATGTAAATGCCAGTGCCAAATTTATATGACACCAACACATGGTACCTTGACCCTTTCATGCCTTTGGGTACTATGAAAAAGATGTCATCAAGTTGGACACAATTCAATCTGAAAGAAACAGAGAAAGTTGATATGAAGAAAACAGAAGTTATAATGGAGGATAGGATGAGACTAACCAAGTTCCAGTCCCAGCAGGAAGAATTAATGAAAGAATTATGGGTAAGTCAGAAAAGATACTATCAAATAATAATTGTCATGCAAGGAAAACATGTATTTAAAAGAGAATGAAATTAATATTAGAATCATGACTGACAAGGTAATGGGGTTAAATATAAATAACCAGCTTCAATAACCTTTATCAATCTTCAATATTACAATATAGATATGCTCAAGATGTTTATATATAACTTAAAGTTATCAGAGAAAGATGGATAAAAGAAGGCTTATATGCAGTCAAATCAGTCTCTGGTTTGGCTGGGGCTCATGTGATGTAACtaaaaatgaataaattaattaaggatttATGAAATGCTTAGCATATGATGTAAATACACACTTAATTTCATTACATATTAATActtcttatataatttttttaagcttCAAAGAATCTGGTAGAAAAATATGACTAATGACTTTAAGATAATGTACATCATTAGGTGTTGATACACTCATATAATATTCCTCCCTTAATATTTTTATGGTCTCATAAATTACTGCATCAACGGGCATGCTAACTTGACAAGACTTGGGTTGCTTTGCTTGAATTGGGTTGTCAAACATTTTTATAACTGATTTAGCAAATTTGTCCACGTATTAGATGTGTACATACTGTAAAGTTTgtctatattttaaatatagaCATATAGTAACATTTATAAACAAAGTTCGCTATCTCGGACCGGAACCCGTATCGGTACCATCTTATTAAGGTGTCAATATGCTTGGTACAATACCCTGTTTAGCATATCGAGTGTCGGTATACTCCCCGCACCATGTACCAGTTTAATACCAATATGGTATGGGCGGTACGCTCTGAAACTGATCGATACAACAAACCTTGttcataagaatatttttaaaTGAAAATATCATGGATATAATTTTACATCTCAAAGGATTTATTTAGTAATAATGCAAATGGCACGAGTTTTTAAGGTAAGCAAATTGATTATAAACAAGTGTACTAGTCAGATGATAACTTTGATGTAAATTAAACATCCAAAATATAACTTATACTTGAAAATACAGTATGATGAATATGATGAACTACAAAAGATTTGATTGATAACCAGCCTTCTATTTGAGCCTCCATCCTCCTTTGATCTCATGAATTACCGAATGGGAGGGCATTCTAGTACTTTGTAAATGCAAGAAATGTAAAGCCAAtgcaaaattggatccacataATTATCTGATTGTTGAGAATTAAATTCTGGAGCCAATGCAAAAGTGGATTCTAATGTCAGGGATAGGGAGTATCTTATAACACCCACTTGCATATTATGTAGCACATGACATACGGATGTAAGATTAATAGTTAGGTTCAAAGTAGGTGATATTGGCCATGATGGAATATGGTAGCATTAAAATAAAGATGCTTAATCTACAAAAGGGATATGAGCACTTCAAGGCTGGTATGCCTGTTATCTGGAGCCAATTAATTCACTGTTATCCAGAGCCAACTCATTCACTAACATAGCAAGTATTTCCACTGCCAGTTCTTTTTCTCAGCATGGTGATTGTTTATCAGAAACAGGACATCAACACAATAAACAATAGTGTTAAGGAGTTAAACAATTTTAACTGTTCTAAAAGGAACACCTATATAGCAAAGACAATCTTATTCATGCAGGTCCTGCTATGTTTGTGATTGCATGTTCTCTGCACCATCACATGAATTAGAACCACTCTCTTATGGCTCTTTCTAAAAGTTTTATAATCAAGTATTTTCTTACTTCTAATAAAATGTCAGATAAGACAATCTCAACCCACCATTATTAAATTTCATTAATGAATTTCGAATACATTATTTATCACTTTTCCTTTACCTTTATTTTTGGAGTTGGAGGTGGGGGGGGGAGGTGGACAAtatggaagaggaagagggaccAATGTCAGCATGTTGATTCATGATACTTCACAAAGGAATCGCAATGTTAGCCAAATGAACCAAATACAGTAATAATCTTAAGGATTTATAGAGCAATAACATATCCATGCTTCAATGCCACTACAGCTCTCATAGCAACACCCAATCaacaaaataaacaaagaaaagaaagagggaaaagTATTCTTAAtttgtggttcaaattttatCTGTATAACACTAACATACAATTTGCAAATATAATAGATTACTAACATCATGCCTAGATTCCATCTCGATttcaagaaaaataagagaggaATTCAGCAAGAGTACCCTATCATTTCACTTTATCTTAGCCAAAATTTCACCTAAATGAATCACATATTTGACACCGGAAAACACTATGTTTCTCGGCTTCCATTAAAAAGTTGGTATTAAAAACTCATAAGCAAAAAATCGATATGGAAGAATTAATAGGATAGAAAGATCTCACCGTTGCCAGCACACCTCTCGCAGGGCACCGGATCCCCCTGAAACAATTTAAGTTTGTCCAATTAAAGAATcttaaagaagaaaacaaggggTATAGAGAGAGGTCACCTTGAGACCAAGAACGAGGGACAGGGAGACGGCGGCGAGGACAGTGGCGGTGACGAGAAGCGTCTGGGTGTCTAAAGGCCTCTCTTCTCCGTAGAAGAATGCGGCGGGGTGGGAGAGGGGTCTCGGGGGTGCGGTCACCGgtttggaggaggagaagaaccgTAAGCCGTCCGGTTTGGCGAGGTGCCCCGGGAGAagcaaagaagaggagaggaaggtggaaggaagaggaggaggaggaggagacggagaaGCGGAGGATAAATAGGAGAAGCGGCGCGGCGGAGAAGCGAAAGTCGCCATGGATAGGGCAGTGAGAAGATATAAGCGCGGAGCTCTGATGAGCGCTCGCTTTTTCGGTTGAGCTCGGTCCTGTCACCACCCGGTTCCCCAAACCGCACGTCCACCACTGAACTGGACTGCAGCGATAAACAGCTGTAAAGAGTCCCACAGGAAAACGGTCGGTGATTGACCATTATTCTTCGAAGGCGAAGGAATCGAAGTCCTCAAAAATGCGGCATCCAAAGAGAGTAGTAGTCGCAGGTAACCCAAGGGAGGCGACAGTACAGGTGGGAGAGCCAAACTGTTCCAGAGGACGAGATTGCTCACTTGCGGCAACGGTTCTCAAAGGTGGTGGTACTCGCCGGTGAAGACTGCGAAGGTATTTGTGAACGGTGGGTGACGTCTCTCATCGGGAAGTTCTTGGATACCGGTTTGTCGTTGGAGTTTAGTCGATGGAAGATCAGTAAGGAATTTAAGAtcattgctctctctctctctgatgaTCATCTGTTGCTCCAATTTGCTAGGATCAGGGTTAGGTGGGGTCGCACGGTCCTTAGGTAGTAGTAGGCCAGGTCTTGGCGCTCGAGCGGCCGAGACCTGACTTTCGATccaatttagattccattaagCATGCTGCAGTCTGATCCAATTTAGAATCCATTAAGCATGCTGCAGTCTGGTTGCGTCTCGCCAATCTTCaactggagcaataggatcggAAGGTGGTTCTGAAAATAGCAGCAGCCGAGGGCACCAGTCTTCGTTGATAATTGCACAAAGCAGGTGGTTCAAGGTGGATATTATTATTGCATAGATTGACACTTCAAAATCTCTATGCCCTTGGGTTAGTGGGCCGGCCTGAAGAGGCCCAGGTCCATTGGCATTCAAGTGGGCCTCGTTGCACGCGATGGGGGTGGAGAAGAAGACTCGTTGCTGCATGCGATGGGGTGTAGAAGAAGACTCCTCAATTAAGAAGACTCCCCCTTATTGCACGCGATGGGGTTTAAgagtcttcttccttctttctcgaTACTGCCGGACTCTGAGAGTCACCTGGACTCTGAGAGTCCTCAGGTGATCCAAATAATGGCCaaatcttacaaaatttcatctATTTAAAACCCTCTTTCTCCTCCATTAAACCCCATCACAAATCTTTAGAGGGAAGCTGCCGATCCCAAGCTCCTCCTTCAAGTTCTTCTTTTATTCTTCACCGGAAAGAGCTGCCGAATCGCCTCATTGGACCGAGGTAAGCATTGTCCTgccctctctccttcttttcctAGTTATGTAGCCTTCGAAGCTTGGGTTTGGGCCGAAGAATCGTCAGAATTTCATCTGAAACAAGGATGCCCTATTTTGGTCTCTTTCTCCCGCGTTCTTCACCGCCGGTCGTGGGATTAGGCTGGCTTCGACTCGTTTGGGACCCTTAAGACTGTGTAGCTGTTGGCCTGGTTGGTCGGCCGTGATCTTGGTTGAGATTGGTGTGGATTTTCTTCTATTCTTTgtcttatttctttctctcttcttccttgcaTTGGCTGGCCACCATCGTTGGCAATGACAGTGGCTGAGGTCAGCCATGGCCACCGCCATTGGGGCTGGGCCACCATGGCAGCCCTTAGTTCTGACTAAAGGTGAAGGGGGAGATGAACTTCCCCGttcatgaagagagaagaggtttctttcttcttccctctcttcctttccttctctctttccctctcctctctctacctctctcttcccttcctcttttttttatcattgtttcttcctctccctcttgttgACCTGGGTAATTAGTAGAAGGAATTCAAGGGACTTAGTGTTGGACCCTTAGTGGACAACAGTAGGCGATCTAGGTTACTAGTCCACggtatgacttttttttttgataacttGAGTTTGATTCTGTAGGGGGAGAGTCATCTATATAAGAAAGTTTTGACCAGGGTACCTGCACCCTAGCCCATAGAGGTCAGTGATTATTATGTTTAGTCTATCTTCGGTAAAAGTAAGAATTTCTGCACCAGCTCACcattttatacatattcattAATTTGTACCGCTAGTTTTGCCTCGTGAGATTTGTAGCGATGGTTTAGGTTTTGCATGCATGAGTTGATATGTTAAATATAATTTTCAGAATGAACATACTCATATGATTATTATTTGTATAAGATATTGAAAACATTATTATATGAACAATGACACCTCGAATTTGTGAGAAATATATTGTGCAATTGAAATCGATTTGATAAGGATAATATGTAAATCAGATATATAAGATGTGGTTTGGACTAACCTTATCATGGGATGGCCTCCATGAGATAATACATGTGATAACCTCCACAAACTTATGTGTGGAATTTTGTTTAGCAGTCTTATATTGGGTCATAAACTTAGTTAGTTCAaagctaaaaaaatatttctacgAAACTTGGCAATCAAAAAAATGAGAAATAGATGGCATAACATATGAATCTGTTATTGAATAATTGGTtaaatttgaaatatatatatatgtgtgtgtgtgtatgtgtttctTTGATAAGATGGATAATGATGGCTTATATGCATTTCATTTTGAATGAGTTTTTGAGTATTGCCATAGAATTCATTTTATCTAAAATTGTTTATTtggttattttcttattttatcatCTATGGTGTAGTGGTTGGAAATTCTTACTCCCTAAAAAAGCTCATATTTCTCTTTATATTTTAGAGTCACAGGGTACATAGTTTCGGACAGGTAGGACGTGGAGTTCAAGTTGCAGAGCTATTAGTTAGTTAGTAATTATCtctaatttttttgatattaataAACATCTGAATTTTTGCAATTTAGCTAGTTGATTATTTAATGATGGTAGTTTTATTGGATTGAGGTGATTGTAATTGTTGTTTTAAATTACTGGTATGATGTGGATATTGTTCATTTTAGGCCTTACATGATTTCTAGGATTTCACTTTAGGGATTATGTGGTCGTATCATGTGGTCGACCTGAGTGATGGGCTCGGGGCATGACAAAAGTAGTATTAGAGCTTAAGGTTTAGGTATTCTAGGGTTTAGGTTCAAAGTAAGCATAAGTGGAGAAACCCACTAAACTGGGTGTACAATAAAATGATCTCATGACATGTTAGATGTACTATCGATACTTAAATAATCTGAATTAAATATTCATGATGCTGAAAGCATATGTAGGTTGATATGGCATGAGGGAGTGGACATGGGATGCAACAGCAGATTGCTGCCAAGGCAAACATGATGAGGATGGTGGACGTACAGCAGTAGCAACAACAGTAATTCATGCAACAGCAGTAGCAACAATAGTTCTTGCAGTAGCAGTTGCAGTAGCAGTAGGTGTTGTATCAACAATAATTGCAGAAGCAACAAAAACAGCCTTAGGGCACTAGGGTCTAGCTGGGGCATCGAGTTAGTTTGGTAGATTTCAAAAAGCATGCACCATCAGCCTTCAAGGGCATTGCTGATCCTATGGAGACTGACAGTTGGCTATAGGATATAGAGAAGGTCTTTCAAGCCTTAAGATGCCCTAATAAGAAGAaagtcatttttggcacattcaTGTTACAAGGGGAGACAACTGATTAGTGGAAAATGGAGAAAGAGAAGCTCAATCCCAATGATGCCCCCTTACtcgaaaaaaatttaaaaaggtcTTTTAGGGCCTCCAGGGGTTGCCAAGTATCTGATTCCAAAAATTTTGTGAGTTTGATCGTCTGGAGCAGGACAATATGACAGTTGCCAAGTATGCAACAAAGTTCGAAGAAATGTCTTGATATGCGCTAACCTTAATATCAGTGGAAAATGACCAAGCTAGAAAATTTGAGAATGGACTTAGGGGTTGGATATAGCAACAAGTTACAACATTCAAGCTACCTACTTAAAAAGTTGTTAATAAAGCCTTGTGATAGAAAAAGGGCTCGATGATGCTCAAGTTGCCAGAGAGAAGAGTTCAAAGAAAAGGGCTTGGCCGAATGATTCCCATAGTCAAAATAGTAGACCCTCCAGGTTGAAGAACTAGAGACCAAATCAAGTTGCCACTAGAGGTAGAGCACAATCTCAGGATGCCACTAAGTGCAATAGATGTGGAGGACCTCATCTTAAGCGAGATTGAATATGGCTGAGAGAGActtgtttttcatacaattaggATGGGTATAAGGCTATTATTTGTTCTAGTGGGAAAGAACCACAAAGGCATCATGCACCTCAATCTTCTCAAAGAGCCCTTGCAAATCGAGCACCTCAAGAAGGACAACAGCAAGAGGGAGGACAATATAGGCCTAGGACCCAAGGGCAGGTCTATGCACTCATGGAGCAGGATGCTAATGCTTCCAACTTGGTGGGGACGTGTAAAAAAATCCATTCTTGGTACCCTTCCTTACTACACATGTCATGAAATTTTTGTTTAGGATGCATATTTAAATCTAAGTTTAGATCCAATAGAGTTGGTTCCATATCTGGAAATTTTAAACCAGTCTAACCTAGCTCTCTAGATGTTCTCAACATTCCCAACTGATGACCCACCCTTAGATTTGCACAGATCATAGACAACTATAGAAAATTACTAATATTGCAATACGAAATCCACCTCGAGGACCGCTCTAATGCACAATGGTTCATAAGACAAAAGAGCCGCATTTAAAACTCACATAATTGTAAACTATCAGTGACCTACCTAGGATGGATgtaaagccaaaaatgaaacttgaACCAGCTGGAGGAGCATTTaacttctgttctgtcttgaaAGGACCTTGAATTCTTCACCGTGAACAGTACTTAACTCCTACAAATTTTTTGAAAGAGACCCAAACTAGGAAACTAAATTCCTTGGCAATTGGGTTGGGTAATGATGGTCTTAATAGAATAATAAGAACATGTTACAAATAGTTGATGCAACAAGGATTTAACTATAATTCAATTTGTTCAAACTTGACATCATGAAGAATATTGTTGATAGAACCAGAACAAAGTCTAATTTTTTGAAGGTAGGGGCCACTAAAAGAGTCTATGATAAAATGATAGAGCCATTATGAAAAGCAGCATATTTGCTTACATTCTTGATGCATGAGAATTGAGAATATATAAAAAATCCATCTGAGATATGTCAGAGATATTTTTGGTATTATATGGCCAGTGATCTTGGATTCCTATAGTATACCAAATAGGTTACTCATGGATACTCGAGGATCTTTAATCATTGGACCATGGCCTACCAAATGCAAAAATCTTTGATCACCCTAGGATTAGGATCACCAGTGATCTTAGATCGCCATGGTGACCCATTAGCATCAACATGAGGGAGTGGGTTGGATGGAGATATGTATGGAGTTGTGGGGGGCAGGGGTTCATCCGAAGGCTTTCGAACGAGAATCCAAAAAAAGCCGTGTGATATGTGGGGTCTAGTGTGGTCAGCAAATAAGCTTCGGCTTCATAGTTCGAATGTGTTGGGTTCGAAAAGTTGACTAATTGGGATGAGTTAAAGTACTAAGGAGGAAACCTAATGGAAGCGGGAATTGTACCAAGATAGGAAGGTTCCTCTCATGTTTGTATCAGATACATCCAACCCACTCCCCCATAGGAAAGATACTAAACTAGCCTCTCCTGAATCAACTCAAGTTAGATCATATCATTTTCTTCCTAAATAATGCAAAGCCTTTTCATGTAGAACACAAGAAGAGGAAAAATATCTTAGCCGAGAGATTATGATAATAGCAGCCAGCAATCAATACCACCACCCTTAtaagaagatcctctctaacCCTATGGCTTATcagggttggattgtgagctacTGTTACGAAAAGAGTGGTTTGAATGgagaaaaataatagaaaaattcAAGACTTTGAGGCACATAAATTGCTATCTTTAGGGTGATATTTGCCCGTACTCAAATAAGTTTGTTAATGAGCTTGTGGAAAATCCCCTGGGATACGACAAAGCCTCATGAAATTCTGTAGAAAGCAATTCTAGAGAAATTCCTGAGAACTTTCTAAGAAATTGTTTAGAATCTAGAATAAAGAATAAAGGTTTTGAAAAGCAAAAGAGAAACTACTACTTCTAGTTGCAAGGCTCTATATTTGTAGAGTTTGAATAGTTGCAAAGGCACCTTTCTATAAATATGTGACTTTTCAATCTATAGATATGTGATTGTTCAATTTAATTTTGAAGTCTAATACCAATGATTGTCCCACAATAGTGAACTAATGCAAAAACACCATTTCAAAATCACGAGATTTCAATTTTAAATTGAAGTCTATTCGGTAGAGATACCATGCAAAGAAGTCTCTTTGGAAAAAATAATCGTAGACATCTATTGGCCCTTTCCTTTCCCTTCTTATTTCTCTTTATTTGTGAAAGGAAAACATAaacattcttattttttttttaaaaaaaatcacaatCTATCCAACATTCCTATACTAGATTgtattattaaattttctttagcttcTAATACTAACATGCATACATGAAGGTATCTTTCGATTTAAAGCTTCAATAAGGAAAAATGTTTTAAAGCTCTAATGAAATTATTGGTGGCCAAAGCTTAAGTCAACACTTCTTTGTCTTAGAACCAAAAACATCATACACACGATTATAGTCAGTTTCAGTGAGAAGTTTCATGAGCACGTTTTAGCACTATTATAACCATGTGCTAATCCTGGTTTCATTATTTTTTACAAATTAAACCCTCAAACTCTTGCTTGAAGCAACACTATTTCCATATTCGAATAGGTTGAATCCTTACCCTATTTGTGTCCCTATTACTATAGACACTTGGAAATAATTTAGATTCTTACTTGGGACTCAATATAGGTTTTAATGTCATCTCAGTCGCATAACGGTAACTTATCGTTACCATTTAAACcttagaaatatttttttgctaGAATAAGGTTGGGTTTGCTTTTCTGGTGACTAATTAGAAAGGGTTTAAGTCCTATTACAGTGGAAGTAGTCTTTA is a genomic window of Phoenix dactylifera cultivar Barhee BC4 chromosome 4, palm_55x_up_171113_PBpolish2nd_filt_p, whole genome shotgun sequence containing:
- the LOC103697451 gene encoding protein disulfide-isomerase LQY1, chloroplastic isoform X1 codes for the protein MATFASPPRRFSYLSSASPSPPPPPLPSTFLSSSLLLPGHLAKPDGLRFFSSSKPVTAPPRPLSHPAAFFYGEERPLDTQTLLVTATVLAAVSLSLVLGLKGDPVPCERCAGNGGTKCVFCNNGKMRQETGLVDCRVCKGAGLILCKKCGGSGYSRRL
- the LOC103697451 gene encoding uncharacterized protein LOC103697451 isoform X2; the protein is MATFASPPRRFSYLSSASPSPPPPPLPSTFLSSSLLLPGHLAKPDGLRFFSSSKPVTAPPRPLSHPAAFFYGEERPLDTQTLLVTATVLAAVSLSLVLGLKGDPVPCERCAGNGGTKCVFCNNGKMRQETGLVDCRVCKGLILCKKCGGSGYSRRL
- the LOC103697451 gene encoding uncharacterized protein LOC103697451 isoform X4, with the translated sequence MATFASPPRRFSYLSSASPSPPPPPLPSTFLSSSLLLPGHLAKPDGLRFFSSSKPVTAPPRPLSHPAAFFYGEERPLDTQTLLVTATVLAAVSLSLVLGLKGDPVPCERCAGNDPCINVVAQSVSFATMVK
- the LOC103697451 gene encoding uncharacterized protein LOC103697451 isoform X3; translation: MATFASPPRRFSYLSSASPSPPPPPLPSTFLSSSLLLPGHLAKPDGLRFFSSSKPVTAPPRPLSHPAAFFYGEERPLDTQTLLVTATVLAAVSLSLVLGLKGDPVPCERCAGNDPCINVVRMIFFNFDHHLSADNTMRWHKVCLLQQW